A genome region from Acidimicrobiales bacterium includes the following:
- a CDS encoding ABC transporter substrate-binding protein: MKRRTVGVLALVLLVVSACGTSGDDSDSSDGGNDGNDEPAAPQESQTARGVSADEIRVGGVAQLEYYPGIDVGAKARFERANRDGGVHGRKITLTGVQDDASDASRGASIVRDLVQSEEVFAVLPVTSVNFLPQSSDFLQEEEVPYIGWGMVPGFCGSEWGYGFSGCLINPDIANTSTIDPMLEELDKPADEVRAAIQAGDDDSGRGALGLYESVLQDRGAEVVYSEANAPPAGQTTDWTPYAQEMLAQDPDIVVMSLDFPGSVGLNGALRAAGFEGATMGYVAYVPGVLDEQADAAAALEGTYVNVQVPPQEDDSPATQQIEDDLEAIGEEPFMTFGVSLGYWQADMFIAMLEATGEDLTPQAFHDTVNGGFTYEPELEGAVGPIEFPDALNRPAPCAGLVQVREGQYESSQEFSCYEVLDR, encoded by the coding sequence ATGAAGCGCCGAACAGTAGGAGTGCTGGCTCTCGTGTTGTTGGTGGTGAGCGCCTGCGGGACCAGCGGCGACGACAGCGACAGCAGCGACGGCGGCAACGACGGCAACGACGAGCCGGCGGCACCCCAGGAGAGCCAGACGGCCCGGGGCGTGTCCGCCGACGAGATCCGGGTGGGCGGCGTCGCCCAGCTCGAGTACTACCCCGGCATCGACGTCGGCGCCAAGGCCCGGTTCGAGCGGGCCAACCGCGACGGTGGCGTCCACGGCCGGAAGATCACGCTGACCGGCGTGCAGGACGACGCCAGCGACGCCAGCCGGGGAGCGAGCATCGTCCGCGACCTCGTGCAGAGCGAGGAGGTGTTCGCGGTGCTCCCCGTGACCAGCGTCAACTTCCTGCCCCAGTCGTCGGACTTCCTCCAGGAGGAGGAGGTCCCCTACATCGGGTGGGGCATGGTCCCCGGGTTCTGCGGCTCCGAGTGGGGCTACGGCTTCAGCGGGTGCCTCATCAACCCGGACATCGCCAACACCTCCACCATCGACCCGATGCTGGAGGAGCTGGACAAGCCCGCCGACGAGGTGCGGGCGGCCATCCAGGCCGGCGACGACGACTCCGGCCGCGGGGCCCTCGGCCTGTACGAGAGCGTGCTGCAGGACCGCGGAGCGGAGGTCGTGTACTCCGAGGCCAACGCCCCGCCCGCGGGGCAGACCACCGACTGGACCCCCTACGCCCAGGAGATGCTGGCCCAGGACCCGGACATCGTGGTCATGTCCCTGGACTTCCCGGGCAGCGTGGGCCTCAACGGCGCCCTGCGGGCCGCCGGGTTCGAGGGGGCGACCATGGGCTACGTCGCCTACGTCCCCGGTGTGCTGGACGAGCAGGCCGACGCGGCCGCCGCGCTCGAGGGCACCTACGTCAACGTCCAGGTGCCGCCCCAGGAGGACGACAGCCCGGCCACCCAGCAGATCGAGGACGACCTGGAAGCCATCGGCGAGGAGCCGTTCATGACGTTCGGGGTCTCGCTGGGCTACTGGCAGGCGGACATGTTCATCGCCATGCTCGAAGCCACCGGCGAGGACCTGACGCCCCAGGCGTTCCACGACACCGTCAACGGCGGGTTCACCTACGAGCCCGAGCTCGAGGGCGCCGTCGGCCCCATCGAGTTCCCCGACGCCCTGAACCGACCCGCCCCGTGCGCGGGCCTGGTGCAGGTCCGCGAGGGCCAGTACGAGTCGTCGCAGGAGTTCTCCTGCTACGAGGTCCTCGACCGGTGA
- a CDS encoding TIGR03619 family F420-dependent LLM class oxidoreductase codes for MRFHQAVAFLEVDHLLELCRATDDLGFDGIFVSDHICYPKDLQSPYPYSPYEDGSPAWAPESPWPDCWCLISAMAAVTERLTFTTGVYVAPARDLLSVAKQVGTAAVISGDRVRCGVGAGWCKEEFDLTGQEFGNRGARLDDMIPALRALWGGGWVEYHGSHYDVPPVMLRPSPSRPVPVYVGGNSRPAMRRAVQLGDGWMCADVRPPDEAMELLQTFTAELARAGRSEEGYPIYMTVAAPPEPDLIRRFEDAGVTDWICAPWMLAEQSSERAFSSTVADKVAAAERFADDVIAELR; via the coding sequence ATGCGCTTCCACCAGGCCGTGGCCTTCCTGGAGGTCGACCACCTGCTCGAGCTGTGCCGGGCGACCGACGACCTCGGCTTCGACGGCATCTTCGTGTCGGACCACATCTGCTACCCGAAGGACCTGCAGTCGCCCTACCCCTACTCGCCGTACGAGGACGGCTCGCCGGCCTGGGCGCCCGAGTCGCCCTGGCCCGACTGCTGGTGCCTCATATCGGCCATGGCCGCGGTGACCGAGCGCCTCACGTTCACCACCGGGGTCTACGTGGCCCCGGCCCGGGACCTGCTCTCGGTGGCCAAGCAGGTGGGGACCGCGGCGGTCATCTCCGGCGACCGGGTGCGCTGCGGGGTGGGGGCGGGCTGGTGCAAGGAGGAGTTCGACCTCACCGGCCAGGAGTTCGGCAACCGGGGCGCCCGGCTCGACGACATGATCCCCGCCCTGCGCGCGCTGTGGGGCGGGGGCTGGGTCGAGTACCACGGCTCCCACTACGACGTGCCCCCGGTGATGCTCCGCCCGTCGCCGAGTCGCCCGGTCCCGGTCTACGTCGGCGGCAACAGCCGGCCGGCCATGCGCCGGGCCGTGCAGCTCGGCGACGGCTGGATGTGCGCCGACGTGCGCCCGCCGGACGAGGCCATGGAGCTGCTGCAGACCTTCACCGCCGAGTTGGCCCGGGCCGGCCGGTCGGAGGAGGGCTACCCGATCTACATGACGGTGGCGGCCCCGCCGGAGCCCGACCTGATCCGCCGGTTCGAGGACGCCGGGGTGACCGACTGGATCTGCGCACCGTGGATGCTGGCCGAGCAGAGCAGCGAGCGGGCCTTCAGCTCCACGGTCGCCGACAAGGTCGCCGCGGCCGAGCGCTTCGCCGACGACGTCATCGCCGAGCTGCGGTGA
- a CDS encoding nuclear transport factor 2 family protein, producing MPTPIDAGTLSYVADRIAIDDLLTRYTTAVDLERWELFDTVFLPDAVIDYTSAGGIRGGPDDIRDWLIRALEPFPVRQHLLGNKEVRIDGDTASVRAYFFNPLMMTGPDGASRFLPGGGYYHHRLVRTPDGWRSAELVEEEVWRDGLPDDLEIPT from the coding sequence ATGCCCACGCCCATCGATGCCGGGACGCTCAGCTACGTGGCCGACCGCATCGCCATAGACGACCTGCTCACCCGGTACACGACCGCGGTCGACCTGGAACGCTGGGAGCTGTTCGACACGGTGTTCCTGCCCGACGCGGTCATCGACTACACGTCGGCCGGCGGCATCCGAGGCGGGCCCGACGACATCAGGGACTGGTTGATCCGCGCCCTCGAGCCCTTCCCGGTGCGCCAGCACCTGCTGGGCAACAAGGAGGTGCGGATCGACGGCGACACCGCGTCGGTGCGGGCCTACTTCTTCAACCCGCTGATGATGACCGGGCCCGACGGCGCCTCCCGGTTCCTGCCCGGTGGCGGCTACTACCACCACCGGCTGGTGCGCACCCCGGACGGCTGGCGCAGCGCCGAGCTGGTCGAAGAGGAGGTCTGGCGGGACGGCCTGCCCGACGACCTCGAGATCCCCACCTGA
- a CDS encoding TIGR03619 family F420-dependent LLM class oxidoreductase: MRHWLCVMHEDTSQLVEVARAAEEVGYHGIAVADHVAVPHDHASAHPGGESTFTTTTPFPDPFTSIAAMAVATSRLRFLPYVLVLPMRDPFTVAKQAATVSILSGNRFALGVGAGWLREEIALLGHDPRTRGSRLDEMLAVMRAFWDDGVVEWHGRHFDFGPTSMYPRPEAHIPVWVGGRSDVALRRAARHDGWLGMNYAVEEIPGLLARLQEQRRQVLDERGGDAGPVSFETLVIPQAPPSRALYEDLEAWGVTSTVVVAWPPGDPAFASLASKRAAMEACADACF; encoded by the coding sequence ATGCGCCACTGGCTCTGCGTCATGCACGAGGACACCTCCCAGCTGGTGGAGGTGGCGCGGGCGGCCGAGGAGGTCGGCTACCACGGCATCGCCGTGGCCGACCACGTGGCCGTGCCCCACGACCACGCGTCGGCCCACCCCGGGGGCGAGTCGACCTTCACGACGACCACGCCCTTCCCTGACCCGTTCACGTCGATCGCGGCCATGGCCGTGGCCACCAGCCGCCTGCGGTTCCTGCCCTACGTGCTGGTGCTGCCGATGCGCGACCCGTTCACGGTGGCCAAGCAGGCGGCCACCGTGTCGATCCTGTCGGGCAACCGCTTCGCCCTGGGCGTCGGCGCCGGCTGGCTGCGGGAGGAGATCGCCCTGTTGGGCCACGACCCCCGGACCCGGGGCAGCCGCCTGGACGAGATGCTCGCGGTGATGCGGGCGTTCTGGGACGACGGCGTGGTGGAGTGGCACGGGCGCCACTTCGACTTCGGCCCCACGTCCATGTACCCGCGGCCGGAGGCGCACATCCCGGTGTGGGTGGGCGGGCGCAGCGACGTCGCCCTGCGCCGGGCCGCCCGCCACGACGGCTGGCTGGGCATGAACTACGCGGTCGAGGAGATCCCCGGACTGCTGGCCCGGCTGCAGGAGCAGCGGCGGCAGGTGCTCGACGAGCGGGGAGGCGACGCCGGTCCCGTGTCGTTCGAGACCCTGGTCATCCCGCAGGCGCCACCCAGCCGAGCGCTCTACGAGGACCTGGAGGCGTGGGGCGTCACATCCACCGTGGTCGTCGCCTGGCCTCCGGGCGACCCGGCGTTCGCGTCGCTCGCCAGCAAGCGGGCGGCCATGGAGGCCTGCGCCGACGCCTGCTTCTGA
- a CDS encoding SDR family oxidoreductase produces MDDRVVLISGVGPGLGHETAAAVLDEGGRVVLTDMFGDRVEKIRADLDPGGERSLAVEVDITSAAHCAALPERVRARFPHVHGIVNVAAFDDPVGGLMDDDVLDDWDRAAAVNVKGTLRVTKAMVPLMPPDGGSIVIIGSTSFARTRRTRWNLAYGMSKGALVTATYFLADELGPSGIRTNTVAPGWKWGPRVEGYFDGEAARRGVDRQVLVDAISEELSLRRMATDRDVANAAVFFLSDMSRAITGQTIFVDGGHVFR; encoded by the coding sequence TTGGACGATCGAGTGGTGCTGATATCGGGCGTGGGCCCGGGGCTCGGGCACGAGACCGCCGCCGCCGTGCTCGACGAGGGCGGTCGTGTGGTGCTCACCGACATGTTCGGCGACCGGGTCGAGAAGATCCGGGCCGACCTCGACCCCGGCGGCGAGCGCAGCCTGGCGGTGGAGGTCGACATCACCTCCGCGGCGCACTGCGCGGCGCTGCCGGAACGGGTGCGCGCCCGGTTCCCGCACGTCCACGGCATCGTCAACGTCGCCGCGTTCGACGACCCCGTGGGCGGCCTGATGGACGACGACGTGCTCGACGACTGGGACCGTGCCGCGGCGGTCAACGTCAAGGGCACGCTGCGGGTCACCAAGGCGATGGTCCCGCTCATGCCGCCCGACGGCGGCTCGATCGTCATCATCGGGTCGACCTCGTTCGCCCGCACGCGCCGCACCCGCTGGAACCTCGCCTACGGCATGAGCAAGGGCGCGCTGGTGACCGCCACCTACTTCCTGGCCGACGAGCTGGGGCCGTCGGGGATCCGCACCAACACCGTCGCGCCGGGGTGGAAGTGGGGCCCGCGGGTGGAGGGGTACTTCGACGGTGAGGCGGCCCGCCGGGGCGTCGACCGGCAGGTGCTGGTGGACGCCATCTCCGAGGAGCTGTCCCTGCGGCGCATGGCCACCGACCGGGACGTCGCCAACGCGGCCGTGTTCTTCCTGTCCGACATGTCGCGCGCGATCACGGGTCAGACGATCTTCGTCGACGGGGGCCACGTCTTCCGCTGA
- a CDS encoding MFS transporter produces the protein MIAVTPPPVSDEPWPRRLAFAVRHPIRWVDKLTGDGPVLALLVLTGLNGVDEMSRTSFTVVAPLAADHFGVGLVGIVVPFVLAFAAALALAVPIATLADRRNRVHLALLGGGIFAVASALVGVSPNVWLLAVFLAGSNVGKAFIEPSHTSLMSDYYAVGLRPRIFSFHRGGNAIGALLGGVGAGYLAEAFGWRAPFLLFAVPTVLLVLAGARLREPVRGAQERALAGAAASSVDTEEDAPSLAEGWRMCWQIDSLRRIYRTLPFLMPALVGFVIFSTFMYREVFGLDETARGWVVGLVEGPSQLVGLAIGARLGMKLFAKDPTLLFGLLAKGIFVVSVATLGFAWSPHVLVAVACHVVISASLAFTLPGIFAALSLAIPPRARSMGFAMGSVFVMAGMVVLPLIAAAADAWGMRWGITLMVPVFLVGGLVIASAGDLIMRDIQQVWAASAARSEVLHQRRAGLAKHLVVRGLEVSYGDVQVLFGVDFEIDEGEIVALLGTNGAGKSTLLRSIAGLVPANKGTVILDGRDITYAPAHEVAPRGVVLVPGGVGTFPSLSVTENLRAAAWLERHDKQLAARRTAEALDVFPELRARLDDPAADLSGGQQQMLSLAMAFVSQPKLLLIDELSLGLAPVVVERLVEVVRGIARGGTTVVVVEQSVNVALTMASEAYFMEKGEIRFHGPTEELLARPDILRSVFLEGAAAAHPTETSTETVAMAPTASQFRSNGAPPTLEVQGLTRSFGGLRAVDDVSFAVAPGEVLGIVGPNGAGKTTVFDLVSGYLPVDGGRVLLGGRDVTGQPTDARARRGLGRSFQDARLFPALTVEQCVAVALDRWVTVKDPVQAALHLPAAFDAEQAVRRRVDELLDLLGLEAFRSKFVQELSTGSRRIVDLACLVAHRPTVILLDEPSSGIAQREAEALVPVLARIRDQLGASIVVIEHDMPLVTAVSDRLLALDQGRTIAAGPPAEVLAHPAVVAAYLGTDEAVVRRTGTRAGAVRVRSTQGKDS, from the coding sequence GTGATCGCCGTCACCCCGCCGCCGGTGAGCGACGAGCCGTGGCCGCGGCGCCTCGCCTTCGCCGTCCGGCACCCCATCCGCTGGGTCGACAAGCTGACCGGCGACGGCCCCGTCCTGGCGCTGCTGGTGCTGACCGGGCTCAACGGCGTCGACGAGATGTCCCGCACGTCGTTCACGGTGGTGGCACCCCTGGCCGCCGACCACTTCGGTGTGGGCCTCGTCGGCATCGTCGTGCCGTTCGTCCTGGCGTTCGCCGCCGCGCTCGCCCTGGCCGTTCCGATCGCCACCCTCGCCGACCGGCGCAACCGGGTGCATCTGGCCCTGCTGGGCGGCGGGATCTTCGCGGTCGCGTCGGCGCTGGTGGGGGTGTCGCCGAACGTGTGGCTGCTGGCGGTGTTCCTGGCCGGGTCGAACGTCGGGAAGGCCTTCATCGAGCCGTCGCACACGTCGCTGATGAGCGACTACTACGCCGTCGGGCTGCGCCCCCGCATCTTCTCCTTCCACCGGGGTGGCAACGCGATCGGGGCGCTGCTGGGCGGGGTCGGGGCCGGCTACCTCGCCGAGGCGTTCGGGTGGCGGGCGCCGTTCCTGCTCTTCGCCGTGCCCACGGTGCTGCTGGTGCTCGCCGGCGCCCGGCTGCGCGAGCCGGTGCGAGGCGCGCAGGAGCGGGCGTTGGCCGGGGCCGCGGCGTCGTCGGTCGACACCGAGGAGGACGCCCCGAGCCTGGCCGAGGGCTGGCGCATGTGCTGGCAGATCGACAGCCTCCGCCGCATCTACCGGACGCTCCCGTTCCTGATGCCGGCCCTCGTCGGCTTCGTGATCTTCAGCACGTTCATGTACCGGGAGGTGTTCGGGCTCGACGAGACGGCCCGGGGTTGGGTGGTCGGCCTGGTGGAGGGGCCGTCGCAGCTGGTCGGGCTGGCGATCGGCGCCCGGCTCGGCATGAAGCTCTTCGCCAAGGACCCGACGCTGCTGTTCGGCCTGCTGGCGAAGGGCATCTTCGTGGTGTCGGTGGCGACCCTGGGCTTCGCCTGGTCGCCGCACGTGCTGGTGGCCGTCGCCTGCCACGTGGTGATCAGCGCCAGCCTCGCCTTCACGCTGCCCGGCATCTTCGCGGCGCTGTCGCTCGCCATCCCGCCCCGGGCCCGGTCGATGGGCTTCGCCATGGGCTCGGTGTTCGTGATGGCCGGGATGGTGGTGCTACCGCTGATCGCGGCGGCCGCCGACGCCTGGGGCATGCGCTGGGGCATCACCCTGATGGTGCCGGTGTTCCTGGTCGGCGGCCTGGTCATCGCCTCCGCCGGCGACCTGATCATGCGCGACATCCAGCAGGTGTGGGCGGCCTCGGCGGCGCGCAGCGAGGTGCTCCACCAGCGTCGGGCGGGGCTGGCGAAGCACCTGGTGGTGCGGGGCCTCGAGGTGAGCTACGGCGACGTCCAGGTGCTCTTCGGCGTCGACTTCGAGATCGACGAGGGCGAGATCGTCGCCCTGCTGGGCACCAACGGGGCGGGCAAGTCGACGCTGTTGCGGTCCATCGCCGGCCTGGTCCCCGCCAACAAGGGCACGGTGATCCTCGACGGGCGCGACATCACCTACGCGCCCGCGCACGAGGTGGCGCCGCGGGGCGTGGTGCTGGTGCCGGGCGGTGTCGGGACGTTCCCGTCGCTGTCGGTCACCGAGAACCTGCGGGCCGCGGCGTGGCTGGAGCGGCACGACAAGCAGCTGGCGGCCCGGCGCACCGCGGAGGCGCTCGACGTCTTCCCCGAGCTGCGGGCCCGGCTCGACGACCCCGCCGCCGACCTGTCCGGCGGCCAGCAGCAGATGCTGTCGCTGGCGATGGCGTTCGTCTCGCAGCCGAAGCTGCTGCTGATCGACGAGCTGTCGTTGGGCCTGGCGCCGGTGGTGGTGGAGCGGCTGGTGGAGGTGGTGCGGGGGATCGCCCGGGGCGGGACGACGGTGGTGGTCGTGGAGCAGTCGGTCAACGTGGCGTTGACCATGGCGTCCGAGGCCTACTTCATGGAGAAGGGCGAGATCCGCTTCCACGGGCCCACCGAGGAGCTGTTGGCCCGCCCGGACATCCTGCGCTCGGTGTTCCTGGAGGGCGCAGCCGCTGCCCACCCCACCGAAACTTCGACAGAAACGGTCGCTATGGCGCCAACTGCGTCACAGTTTCGGAGCAACGGGGCCCCGCCGACGTTGGAGGTGCAGGGCCTCACCCGCAGCTTCGGCGGCCTCCGGGCCGTCGACGACGTGTCGTTCGCCGTGGCGCCGGGCGAGGTGCTCGGCATCGTCGGGCCCAACGGCGCCGGCAAGACCACCGTGTTCGACCTGGTCTCCGGCTACCTCCCCGTCGACGGCGGCCGGGTGCTGCTGGGCGGGCGCGACGTCACCGGCCAGCCCACCGACGCCCGGGCCCGCCGCGGCCTCGGGCGCTCCTTCCAGGACGCCCGGCTGTTCCCGGCGCTCACCGTCGAGCAGTGCGTCGCCGTGGCGCTCGACCGCTGGGTCACGGTGAAGGACCCCGTGCAGGCCGCCCTCCACCTGCCCGCCGCGTTCGACGCCGAGCAGGCCGTGCGCCGGCGGGTCGACGAGCTGCTCGACCTCCTCGGCCTCGAGGCCTTCCGCTCCAAGTTCGTGCAGGAGCTGTCGACCGGGTCGCGTCGGATCGTCGACCTCGCCTGCCTCGTCGCCCACCGGCCCACCGTCATCCTCCTCGACGAGCCCTCCAGCGGCATCGCCCAGCGGGAGGCCGAGGCGCTGGTGCCCGTGCTCGCCCGGATCCGCGACCAGCTCGGTGCCAGCATCGTCGTCATCGAGCACGACATGCCGCTGGTCACGGCCGTGTCGGACCGCCTCCTCGCGCTCGACCAGGGCCGCACCATCGCCGCCGGCCCGCCCGCCGAGGTGCTCGCCCATCCCGCCGTCGTCGCCGCCTACCTGGGCACCGACGAGGCGGTCGTCCGACGGACAGGTACCCGGGCCGGCGCCGTGCGCGTCAGGTCCACACAAGGGAAGGACAGCTGA
- a CDS encoding MmcQ/YjbR family DNA-binding protein, giving the protein MTEYSDVPPEVLVGLRAVCLGLPETSEEQAWAGRRWTVRRRTFAHVLSVDSPSGPTVVLTFRSSGDELDALRSMGHPFFRPGWGTNTVGMVLSAAEGLDWTEIQELLTESYCILAPKKLASQVPRPAV; this is encoded by the coding sequence GTGACCGAGTACTCGGACGTCCCGCCGGAGGTGCTCGTCGGGTTGCGGGCCGTGTGCCTGGGGTTGCCGGAGACGTCGGAGGAGCAGGCATGGGCCGGCCGCCGCTGGACGGTGCGCCGGCGGACGTTCGCGCACGTGCTGTCGGTCGACTCGCCGTCCGGCCCGACCGTCGTCCTGACGTTCCGCTCGTCCGGCGACGAGCTCGACGCGCTGCGGTCGATGGGCCACCCCTTCTTCCGCCCGGGCTGGGGCACCAACACCGTCGGCATGGTCCTTTCGGCCGCCGAGGGCCTCGACTGGACCGAGATCCAGGAGCTCCTCACCGAGAGCTACTGCATCCTGGCCCCCAAGAAGCTCGCCTCCCAGGTCCCCCGCCCGGCGGTGTGA
- a CDS encoding alkaline phosphatase family protein, whose translation MAPASGNGGAAPALELVVLRVADLPAARAFYEAVGVTFVEERHGGGPEHVAEPVPGTSHAFDHLGPRVPAFVVSPFARRNYVSHVVHDHTSVLRFIETKWNLGALTRRDANASNLLDCFDFRRRRPAFLDPPELAAPGLPATGSACQPETPPPPTSASIAAAVDADAPLPGLGLSAPALAATVDPTTGAPTAPDLTTAPLTDSQDVRLHLLHHLARQ comes from the coding sequence ATGGCTCCGGCATCCGGGAACGGCGGCGCGGCACCTGCCCTCGAACTGGTGGTGCTGCGGGTGGCCGACCTTCCCGCTGCCCGGGCGTTCTACGAGGCCGTCGGCGTCACGTTCGTGGAGGAGCGGCACGGCGGCGGGCCGGAGCACGTCGCCGAGCCCGTCCCCGGCACGTCGCACGCCTTCGACCACCTCGGGCCGCGGGTGCCGGCGTTCGTCGTCTCCCCGTTCGCCCGGCGCAACTACGTGTCGCACGTCGTGCACGACCACACGTCGGTGCTGCGGTTCATCGAGACGAAGTGGAACCTGGGGGCGCTCACCCGGCGGGACGCCAACGCCTCCAACCTGCTCGACTGCTTCGACTTCCGACGCCGACGCCCCGCCTTCCTCGACCCGCCCGAGCTGGCCGCCCCCGGCCTCCCGGCGACCGGCAGCGCCTGCCAACCGGAGACCCCACCGCCCCCGACGTCGGCGTCGATTGCAGCGGCGGTTGACGCCGACGCTCCCCTCCCCGGCTTGGGCCTGAGCGCCCCGGCCCTGGCCGCCACGGTCGACCCGACCACCGGCGCCCCCACGGCCCCGGACCTCACCACGGCTCCCCTCACCGACAGCCAGGACGTCCGCCTCCACCTCCTCCACCACCTCGCCCGCCAGTAG
- a CDS encoding O-acetyl-ADP-ribose deacetylase, which yields MRIEVVRGDITRQDVDAVVNAANSSLLGGGGVDGAIHRAAGPGLVAECRLLGGCATGDAKATDGHGLVARWVIHTVGPVWRGGERGEAELLASCYRRSCEVAVDLGARTVAFPAISTGLFAYPVDRAAQIAVATLRGFDGPLTLARLVAFDATNETATTQALAASPG from the coding sequence ATGAGGATCGAGGTCGTGCGGGGGGACATCACGCGGCAGGACGTCGACGCCGTGGTGAACGCCGCCAACTCGTCGCTGCTGGGCGGCGGGGGCGTCGACGGAGCGATCCACCGGGCGGCCGGGCCGGGGCTGGTGGCGGAGTGCCGGCTGCTCGGCGGATGCGCGACGGGCGACGCCAAGGCGACGGATGGCCATGGGCTCGTCGCCCGCTGGGTGATCCACACGGTCGGGCCGGTGTGGCGGGGCGGCGAGCGGGGTGAGGCCGAGCTGCTCGCCTCCTGCTACCGCCGCAGCTGCGAGGTGGCCGTCGACCTCGGCGCCCGCACCGTCGCCTTCCCGGCCATCTCCACCGGCCTCTTCGCCTACCCCGTCGACCGGGCGGCCCAGATCGCGGTCGCCACCCTCCGGGGGTTCGACGGCCCCCTCACCCTGGCCCGCCTCGTCGCCTTCGACGCCACCAACGAGACCGCCACCACCCAGGCCCTCGCCGCTTCGCCCGGCTAG
- a CDS encoding cation diffusion facilitator family transporter: MEGSRRAIVAAFLANLGIAVAKLVGFLLTGAASLAAEAIHSFADTANQGLLFLGAERAKRAPDATHPFGYGRERYFWAFVVALVLFSGGGLFALFEAEEKLRKPHELESLGVAVVILLVAVVLESLSLRTAAHESRAAKGDDSWREFVLHSKQAELPVVLLEDSGALIGLTFALAGVTLASVTGNSRYDALGSLGIGILLVVIAMTLATKMKSLLIGEAGSPTQVAAVQAAITDHPAVRRLVRLRTLQLGPEELMVIADVEFDSRLDGPAVAEAVDAVADAVRTSVPEARVVHLEPETTAEAEASAPTPG, encoded by the coding sequence GTGGAAGGCTCCCGCCGGGCCATCGTCGCCGCGTTCCTCGCCAACCTCGGGATCGCCGTGGCGAAGCTCGTCGGCTTCCTGCTGACGGGGGCGGCGTCGCTGGCCGCCGAGGCGATCCACTCGTTCGCCGACACCGCCAACCAGGGCCTCCTCTTCCTCGGCGCCGAGCGGGCCAAGCGGGCACCCGACGCCACCCACCCCTTCGGCTACGGCCGCGAGCGCTACTTCTGGGCGTTCGTGGTCGCCCTCGTGCTGTTCAGCGGCGGCGGGCTGTTCGCGCTGTTCGAGGCGGAGGAGAAGCTGCGGAAGCCGCACGAGCTGGAGTCGCTGGGCGTGGCGGTCGTCATCCTCCTGGTGGCGGTGGTGCTGGAATCGCTGTCGCTGCGCACCGCCGCCCACGAGAGCCGGGCCGCCAAGGGTGACGACTCGTGGCGCGAGTTCGTGCTCCACTCCAAGCAGGCCGAGCTGCCGGTGGTCCTGCTGGAGGACTCGGGTGCCCTGATCGGCCTGACGTTCGCTCTCGCCGGGGTGACGCTGGCGTCGGTCACCGGCAACAGCCGCTACGACGCCCTCGGCAGCCTGGGCATCGGCATTCTGCTGGTGGTCATCGCCATGACGCTGGCCACGAAGATGAAGAGCCTGCTGATCGGCGAGGCCGGGTCGCCGACGCAGGTGGCGGCGGTGCAGGCGGCCATCACGGACCACCCGGCGGTGCGACGGCTGGTCCGGCTGCGGACCCTGCAGCTCGGCCCCGAGGAGCTGATGGTGATCGCCGACGTGGAGTTCGACTCCCGACTCGACGGCCCCGCCGTCGCCGAGGCGGTCGACGCCGTCGCCGACGCCGTCCGCACGTCGGTCCCCGAGGCCCGCGTCGTCCACCTCGAACCCGAGACCACCGCGGAAGCCGAGGCGAGCGCGCCGACCCCCGGCTGA